The Ipomoea triloba cultivar NCNSP0323 chromosome 4, ASM357664v1 DNA segment TAGATTCTTGTTGATAAGGGCATCCACATCAATGATTTTTGGTGGGTTTTGCAGAAGAAAAACTTGGCTAGGGTTTTTTGCCTAGTGTGggttggagttttttttttttgagtgtttTTTTTGTCCTACAAATCTAAGTTTCTTGTGGGTCCCCGTGTTTCAGAAAATGACATGCATTTTGTGTGTTTCGCGCCCCATTGAACGTGCCAGCTGGACACgtaaaaaattctttttttctcttttaatttatGAATCATTGTTGATTAATTTATGagattttatatactaatagtGAAACTAAATGGTGTTAGtgggaagaattttggaatatCATAATGAGTCATATATTAGTTTTTAAGAAGGTATTGAAGCAAAAGAaggtaatactaaaaaaaaagaaggtattGAAACAATTCGTAAGTGCTTGGAGTTAATATTTTTAGACTATCATATATCAAAATCTAATTAACTCAAAGGTTAAGTAAATCTATTAGCTCAAGAATGTTGACCCAATATAGTAGTGAAACTTAGTCTAATCAATTCTATTTGGATTCAAATCTATAAAAGGTGAAGAAGATAAAGTGACAAGAGAATCTCTACATTATATAACAAGTCACTACACTTGAAAAATGTCACTCTCGTTCTCTCATTGACTACAACCCTTAGCTCTCCTATCTCCCACTatcctcatcttcttcaccatgtTAAAGCCTCCATAAATGACTTTCAAGAAAGCCTCCATAAATAACTTTCAAGAAAGCTTAATTATCTCATCAAAATATGGAATTTGACTTAGTTTAATATAAAAAGATTtgtaattttttccttttaaattttcacataaaaattatgtttttttttgtttaagttatattacttattataaatacataGTATTCATTTCAAACATTCTTGGTTTCATGTCTTTCTAACCCGACATTGACTTTTACAGATGGATTTTAACTCATTTAAGTCACTTGGAGATAGACATGGAAGAGGTGATACAATTCAAGTCACACTTGAAAAATCCCAAACCccacataataaatattattattacgcTATTACCCCATAGAACCATATCAGGCTGAAACGATAGCTTGTACAATATTGTCTTGAAAATTGATTACTTAGATGTTTGTCAAAATATCAATAGGAGAGTGTTGAATTTAACTTATGCAAGACTTACAAAGGATTGTGCATGTTTGATTCACTCGATGGGCTCTATCATTGTTCGTCATGTTATGAGATCAATTAACCACGTAGCTCATGTTATAACTAAGGCTACGTATTCTCAACTTAATTGACCATGATCCATGCCGTAGTATAACAATTCAATTTTGCTTTGATGGTATAAATGGCCCAAGTGAACCTTTGCAGTAAGTAAAATAACAAATCGGGCCCAGTCGCAGGATATTTCATGTAAATTGCTACCGTTGATGAAGATAACTGCTAGAGTGATACCCAACTCCACTCTGCTGAGCTTCGAAACTAGAAATTTTGAAATGCTTCTTCTCCATCTTCACCCCTGCATATCTCTTCAGAAACACCCATTTTTTTCTCCTCCTTCCCTCTTCTTCAACAGCCACAACAAAGCTTCAGTATCTGCGTTTAGGGTGGGAAGATGGGAAGCACTCAAGAAAAGTAGAAGAAGAGGACAAGGACCTCCGGTCAGAGCGGCGGAGAAAGATTCGGATTATGAAGTTGACCCGGATAAGGCCCGAGAGGCTCTGAGAAAGCTCGATGAACAGCTTCAATCTCTTGCCCAGAAAAAACCCGACCCTCCTCCTAAGATTAGAGGTAAACCCAATCTGTTTAGgtatttattcaattattattaaccaaattctatttttaaaaaatgagttgATTAAATTGAAGCTTCAGATGTGAATGGTGCTCCGAGTCGAATGACACAAGTCCCAGAAGCAAAAGAAATTACGTCTTCTGATTTGGTTAATTTAGCCATTCTTCTCTTTGTGCTTACCATTTTGTATAATGTGTTCTTCCTGGCGGTGATTAAGCCCGCCGTTGATGGACCGGAGGATATTGCTCCAGAAATCACTTCAGTTTTAGAAACTCAACAAGCTTCTTCACCATTTCAGGGAACGTAATCTGTTGGGTATTTGAAAATGTACCATTTTCTTGTCTCACAGAAACATCATACGACTCATTTCCATGTCAAATGTTATACATACCATG contains these protein-coding regions:
- the LOC116016366 gene encoding uncharacterized protein LOC116016366 isoform X1, with translation MKITARVIPNSTLLSFETRNFEMLLLHLHPCISLQKHPFFSPPSLFFNSHNKASVSAFRVGRWEALKKSRRRGQGPPVRAAEKDSDYEVDPDKAREALRKLDEQLQSLAQKKPDPPPKIRASDVNGAPSRMTQVPEAKEITSSDLVNLAILLFVLTILYNVFFLAVIKPAVDGPEDIAPEITSVLETQQASSPFQGT
- the LOC116016366 gene encoding uncharacterized protein LOC116016366 isoform X2, which codes for MKITARVIPNSTLLSFETRNFEMLLLHLHPCISLQKHPFFSPPSLFFNSHNKASVSAFRVGRWEALKKSRRRGQGPPVRAAEKDSDYEVDPDKAREALRKLDEQLQSLAQKKPDPPPKIRDVNGAPSRMTQVPEAKEITSSDLVNLAILLFVLTILYNVFFLAVIKPAVDGPEDIAPEITSVLETQQASSPFQGT